The Larimichthys crocea isolate SSNF chromosome X, L_crocea_2.0, whole genome shotgun sequence genome segment tttaatatttcatttttctcaaaGACATTCGAAGATATATTCTCTTTATTTATACCATGTCCACGGAGCGTACTTGTGTCTGAAGGCTGGAAGGTGCGTGATAAAACTGAATAATAGGAATCCTCAGACATACTTCCAATTATAAATTCGACCACAGCATAAATTAATGTACAAATTGAACAGCAGGCAACCACAATACATGCCCTTCACACAACATTACTAGTTAACTCTTGCCTCTAACCTAACTGGGTCAAACTGACTACTCCTTTTGATGGTAGGTGGTATTGGCACTGTAAAAGTGCAGTGAATCTCTCAGTGGAGTTTTTTTACCTTCACCATAtccattttctcatttcaggATACCTCATTTTATATTATGGACagtactgtacttatataagGCCTTTCTCCTGaccactcaaggcacttttacactTCATACCTCTTCAGCCATTCATGTATTCATAATCTTACCCGAGGTCACTTTCACATGCTGCCCGGAGGAGCCAGGGAACGAACCACCAGTCATGTGATTAGTGGACGATCCGCTCTATattctgagccacagccacccacaTAGTCAGAAACATataaagttttaatttaataagaTAGCGGCATTGAACTATACTATACTTTGGAGTGTGAATTCATGCTGCTGGCATATAGGAATATTGTTCGACGACCTCTAAAGATACGGCTATTACTTCATGTCTATACTGCAACTGCACACATgcggcaacaaaaaaaaaatgaatcaatttttttgttttgatattagACCTAGTGTCCGAATAGATGATTCTCCTTCAGTCTTGTCACTGACCTGTGATGAAATACCTTAAAGACGATCTTCATTTTCTCTGGGGACAGCTTATTTGGGACAAAAAGGGCAAGCAAACATCTCTTTATTAAGATAAACCaccaaaacagaaatgaatccAGAGGGGCAGAAGCAATAGCTAACGCCTGaatccatgtgtttgtgtgtgtgtattcctctCTGTCAATTCTGAATTGTCTCTAGAAGGGCAAAAAGTCAggcatattttctctctcctctgacaaacactcacacagtttgATATTTCCTTTTCTTATTAAGAACAGGAAATATCCAACAGCTTTTCAGTTCATATAAAGTGTGAAGCCTCTGGCTGAATAATAACCTTCCCAGACTCTGTTCGTCTTGTTCCGTGGAAACAAGAAATCTATCAGTGCTAATTGGTCATTAATAAATGTCATAAGATgagataaatgaatgaagttAAATATGAGGGAATGTTCAGACAGCTAAACTGTATTGGTCCTAATCATGCATGACAGCAGGGCAAACAAGGACAGACAAACGTTACTTTTAAACCCCAATTTCTTGGATAGCCAAAGAGTGGACCTACTCTATTACTATTTGTACATGATTTCATTATCAGAAGTACTCAGTGTTACATCGTAGAGAGACGTGAAGGACATTCAACCAGTTTGTCTTTTAGTGCAGTTCTTCAAAAACAGGCAGATCAATCTTATCTCCTGACATCCAACTCCCTTTATAGATATTAATGTTTTGTGCTCATCAGCAAATAAACTGATTACATCAAGTGGATGATCACCATTATTAGTCTGTCTATTAACTCACAGGTGAATCCATCACTCTTGTTTGAAAAAATGCTTTTTGACAATGCTGAAGTCAGACAAAAGATCTGCACGCTGCACTAATAGCTCCCAGTGGATTTCACAGAGCAACGATTTGATCTAACAGAGATCTTTGTCAGGCATGGGAGCTATCAGTAATCGGTCACGCTGTAGGAGAAGTCTTAAAGATTAGGCTGGCAAAGCTGACTCAACAGAGAAACTGTCAGAGCAGATGGCCACTCGGTGTTCTCAAAGAGGGGGGTAATGTAGAAATAAATTGGAATAAAGTTGGAAGGTGAAAGACGAGACTTTGAGGGACTTATTAGATGTGCCCTCTGGATAGGAGTCAGTGCTTGAAGATCGCTGCGAATGTCTGAAGGCTTTTGCTGGAAAAGTGCTGATTGGATGTGAAATGCTGAAGTTCTGAATATCACCAGGCTGTCATTGTtgacacagttttttttcccccgctccatacatacagtacataggAAGAGCAGTTAACTTAAATGGATTTACAGGGCACAAGTTGAGGGTCTCAATCAAAAGACTTGATTACAGTCGTTTATTGggtaaaaatatactttttattGAAAGTAAGGTTGTCGGTGAACCTCCACTTACATTTCTTCTGgatcaaaagaaaaactgatgGAGGAAAACCTTCaggttgaaaaaaacaacagaggctTTTCATCATATAGAAAAAGCTGGAGGACCTTGATGAGAAATGGTTACATTGGTTGTTCTGCTTACTCTGTTTCCACCACAACttgctaagaaaaaaaaagatacatctCAAACAAGCTGGATTTGAAGACTAACAGTCACTTACAGTATTGCAAACATCTGTAacaatactactaataatactactaatattACTGTTAAAAGGCGCTCACACCTTCAGGCACACAGGGAGCACCACCcagtatacatatataaaatcTAAGCAGGAAATCAGCAAAAGAGCATCGAAGCAGGTCTACCAACACAATTTACATCTATTCCCAATGGAAATGTATTTAGCATCCAGGTGGCAAACTTACTGACAGCTATCTTGTTGTAATGCAAATAACCCGTTAACAGACCTTACGTGTTTACAGCTTTTAATGATCATATAACAAATTATATGCAACATGTTCTAAAGCATTTCACAaagtttttttacatttttaaaattgtttttgaattttcttATTGGCAAAGTTACATTGTTATTATGTAATGATGCAGGAGTAAATGCTTGACataatacacaacacaaagaaatctGTACAAGTTGGAGCCAATCTCAGTTATGTTGTATCAACCAGTGGAGGACAGTTTAAGATTTATAACATTGGGTTGCTGAccagttattatttttcagataAAAATATCACAAGAAACTCGACAGAGCGAGCAGAACTGTTGCTAAAATGCTTGGATTGTTACATTTGCTCATTGCCACCACAGCAGTGTTTGTGCAAAGAAAAGCTTGACTTTATGTCAGAGGTGTGTTTTGcatacaaatgtttaaaattcacTGAGTTTGCGAGAAAGTTCCAGGGGCTAAGATTAAAATGAGCTTTGGACAATCACGGTGAGGACAATCTGAAAACTCATGACTGGAAAGTTGAAAGACTAATTAGGCTAATTAGGATTCCCTGATGAGGACATCAACTCTGCGGGGGCACAGAGATGATTAATCAGCAAAACTGTCCATCGCCTGAGTCATGAAGGGGGATCAAACTTTCATCCACCGTAACATTCAAATAGCAACGCTATTTTCCAGCAACGGAGGGTCCATGTATCTGTAAGGGACTTCCAGGTTCTCGTTCCTGCTTTTGATCGCTGTACTTAAAATTTCAAGTTCCCCTTGGAAATCTTTTATCAGCTTGCAGGGAACCTCCTCAAAGAAATGCTCCTCTGGGTACTTGCCGAGAGGGAcctgacaaaacacaacagtgttAACAAGATGAAGCAGAAAACACGGCCAACATTATTCATTTTGTGCATGAGGTTtcaataaaactgtaatttaaaaaatatgcagAGATTCAGTTCCAAGAAGATAGTTCATGTATTTACAGTTCAGAAGTTGTGCTGGCTATGATTTGATTTTCCTGATGGAGTGTTTATATAATCCAAACATGAGTTTGATTGATGTAATTTATGACGTTTTGGGCACTTACAAAGTCAGAGGACTGCTTGCTGAGTAGCCACATGGTGGCCATTCCTTGCGCTGTTGTATTGATGTCAGGGAACGTCTGCAGCATCGTGGCCTCGCTTGCTGTCCcctttgtggttggtggaggaCGTTGCAGGGAGATGGGAGTGTTGGGCATCCAGCCACCATAGTCATACTGAAATTGATGAACAAGTCATAAACGAAGGTTAAACATATTAAAACGCACCATGCATAAACCATATCAAGATGATTAtttatggtttgtttgtgtggtgctCCAAATTCTATGTGTCCTtgttcaatttaaaacaataaataaatcaaatttaatgtaaaatgacacattatCAAGCATATATTGATGCACCTGTCCGGAGTTGACAGCTGAGTGCTGGCCTGAGCAACAGAAGATCACCATGGTGACAAACTTGACCAACTCAGCCACGGTGCCAAATTTCTGAGGGACTCCTGTGAGTTTATCAAAACAGCAagaattaatatatattaattctAATTGATATCAAGAAATGGCCTTTTAATGCAGAGTTATGCTATTTTAGAAGATGGCCTTTATGAATAACAAAACATCAGCTTGTCTTTAAGCACACCTGTGCTAGCCTGGGAGAGGAATCCATGTTCAAAAATGTCTTGAATCCACTTCTGTAGTTCCGGGTCTTGGCAAACCTCATCATCACTCTTGTAGTAGTGGCCAAGCACTCCATTAACGAACCTTTAAGAAAAGTAGAAATCTACTTGAGTTGggtattttttaaatgacagcaTTGTGACAAATTCAAATCAGGTTTTAGTCCACTTCACCACAGCCCTTTCAGGCGTTTTGCTCTTTCTACAATTTTGTATCATTACTTTGACATCCTTCGGGAATACTCGTCACATAGCAAATGTAAATGGCAATGCAGTTTGACTTGGTGTCTCCTCCTGGAGATGCTTCCTGCTGCGACAACGCAGTATATCAggattaataaaaataaaacatgcaagaAGACAACCGAGACCCCAACGTAAAATTAATCTTTTTGGGGGGTTGAGGTTAGAACATCATCATTATAATGCttattaaaaactaaaacactgttttgccacctctttgtgttcttttcattttgtgaagAAGCTGCTTTACTGTGCTGTTTATCCTTTAGACCTTCCAAACATCATTTGGTGGAGGTAGTGAAGCCAGGGAGCTGCCCACCTACTACATTTCAAATCAGCAGACAGAACTTTGCTCAGTTCAACTTGTGTGTTTCCTTTATATGTAAAACACATCATTTCTTGAGCACCTGGGCACTGAGAAGACTTTCTGACAATAGTTGTAACCCATagaggagacagaaataagTAGTAGTGCTAAGTAGTGCTGACCCAAGGGCAAGAAACCACGTTCCACAGCAAAGAGGGAAGTGTTAGAAATAGAAGCGAAACAAAAGTTAATATCGGCACTGCTTTGCATAACTGCAGCCAGATCTTGGCAAAGGGATGAATTTTGATGCAGAACATGCAACATTTCTTATAGACTGATAACTCAACAGCTGTTAATCTTGGCTATTTAGCAATAGCTCATGAAGGTAGCTAATTATATAATGTTACAGACCCATAGGACGGACAGGGCAGTTTCTTGTGTCAATAATGTCAACTTTCTGGTGGTGATGATGTTACTGTATGCTCCcaatttgttttttacattgcCTGTGGCTACAGTACCTGTGGATGATATCCCAAAGCCTAAGTCCATCATCTCTGTAGTAGAAGTTTGGCACAGCCTCCACCCCACGCTCAGCGATGTCGTCTGGTATACAGAGAGAACTGTAGGTCATGGTGGACAGTGATCGGTTCAGGATTGTGATCATACCCTCTCCGCCGGACGCTGAAAACTAGAGAACAGTCATATTTGTGAGGAATATAGTTAAAGAAATAATGTACATAATATTGAGTCTACTGAGCGTGTTGGTCTTTTCGTACCTCTGTGAAAACTCCTGTCTCAGATATTAGGACAAGTCGAGCTAAGTTGTTGATCTGCAGAGTGTAGCGAGTGTGAGGTATGAGGAGCTGAGGGAAAAGAGGGAACTCTCTTAGTAACACCATTACTTGTTAACAAAGTCAGAAATCTTGATGCTTCTATACCATTCAGCAGTGTTTGcaaacatatacacactaaACATGATTCATCAACTTTGGAAGATACAAAAATCAGCaagttgaacaaaaaaaaactacaactacagcaAGTTCAGTATTCTGCCTCACAGTTACCTTGTACAGTGGATGCACCATGGGCACATTGCGCAGCAGTGACACTGCAAAGACTTCAGCCAGCAGATGAGTGCGCAGCAGGTGAACATTGAGCTGATGCTCGTTAAAATCGGCGCTTCTCACAAAAATCTTGGCCATCAACCAGTCGTACTCTGAATCAGTAGGAAAAAAGATGGGATTGTCGTCGGCTGGAGTCTGCTTCAGCTGCGGGAGAAAGAATAGAATGCGGCTTCATTACTACAGCCGTTCAATAATGTTTTGTCAGCTACAGGAAAAGAAAGTTAATGATTGATCATAATCAATAAGAAAAGCTATGTAAGGTGTTTATCTAAACGTCCTCTCGTATCGCAGCTTTTCTTTGTTCCAAAATCTactaaaaaagttttttgggagcaaaagctaaataaaaaaattaagacAAATTATTATGTGTGGCATTGAGCCGCTGCTGAAAACTCTTTCAAACTTTTCAGCAATTCGTCTAGGAATGCATTTTTAAGGTTGCCTGGAAAATCTGGCATGAAGGATTTCAAAAATTCAAAACGAAGTCTCTCACACAGTCTAGCTGACTCCATTGCTAAGTTGGCTGACTCAGCAGTTCAAGCTCTGAACATTTTCCATGGGCCCAAACAAGTTTTATCTGGCATTACACTCCATTCTTAATATGTTTATGATTACAATATTGGGAAAACAGGGTGTTCATTTATTAATCATGTGCACAAAGCCTGACATGTAGCATCTGTTTTATGTAACTCTGTAACTATTAACCAGCTGCTGGACAGTTAGCTGTGAGTCAGAATATGTATGGCCTGTTACTTAAATGGCTATGCCTCATTCAGATGTTATCCAGCAGTAGAAAAATGCACAAGCAAAATATTTGTAAGGAGAAACGAAGCATGACTGAGCATAACCAAATTCATACACTATAGTATAGTAACTCTGTAGACTCTGAAACTGATTGGCAGGGAAAGCAGTCACCTAAATGTCCAGTAGTATTatgtatttaaaacaaaatatgaaaggTAGGGCACTCTATAAAAGGTCCCTACCTAAGTTACTTAAGGAGTCCACATGGTGGTGccataaataaaagtttaacacTCAAACATTTCATAGTAAAGCCATAAATCCAATTACCtttttttctaataaacaaACTTAATCAAACCTGTAAAGCAGTAAAATGATCTTCCACTGAAGTTCAATGTTCAACTCTGCATTGTGTAAATCTGTAGGTCAGTCTCACCTGGATAGCAATCGGCATGAGCTTATCCTCAGGGGTTTTGTGGAGAAGCACGAGTGGAGCCATCAAGTACTGATTCTTCCCGTTGATGACGTTTGGTGTCACTCCATCCAAACGTTTGTAGTCACACAGGAATATGTTGCCTTTCTGTTTTAAGATTTTAGAGTTATAATCATGTATATAAGTCAGTCACAAATTTAACTGTAGTCACAtacatttttctaaaaacaatgctgaaaatgaaaaggtaaGAACCGAGACTACTCTCCATCTATCAATTTCATAGTCCAGAAAATCAGCATATCAGACATGGGTCATAACAGGCCTCAGCAGCCTCCAAGTTAACATGGACCCAGACCAAACTGCCCCACAGATGAACAGAGGCCaatgtgaggagagaaaatACAGTACCAAAGTGATTTACAACCAAGACTCTGACTTCAGGGATAACAAGGACAGGAAAAAGGCGTAAAGCAGGGGAGCAATGAGAGTTCAAGAGTTGAATTGTTGGGATAGACAATCAAGGCgattttggtgagttttattgttttaagttTGACTGAAGTGTGTTTTAAGGTGAGTTAACAAGGCAATGAAGTCTTAGTTTGATTAAAGggagtttattttgtttgtttatcagaCTAAATACAGCTAAAAGAGCGTAACATAAGATGACAGGCACTGGACAGTTCTGCTGTCCACTGCCTGTCCACAACGTCTATGTTTAAACTCAgcttattcattcatttaacttTTATACAGTCTGAAAAAAATATACCAGCATTTCCTCCCTAAAAGTTCTTATTGTATTGTTTGCTGGGAACAGATCTACTTGACCAATTCTCAAATATAACATAACCCTTTAATCCTCTGACTATTTTGCCACTACATATGCCCCCCTTTCAGGGTTCTTAAAGcatgaaatgtacatttaagTCATACAATACATTTCCTCATGATGCAGTCCATTTATCTTAATTCACACTCCAGCAGACGGGTGAAAAATCCTGATGTTGACATTACAGGTAAAAATCTCCCTGTGACCCTCCTAAGAGTGATCGGTATCTCTAGCCTGTTGGTCTAAAATCGAACATGGTCAAATCATTATCATGGAGCATAGAGTAAATGTTGCACTTATGTTGAAGATTAAACATTATACCAGTAACAAGTTTACACTGCACACAGAATAAATGCATTGAATTCCTTTGGTAAGATTATACTTTTGACTGCAAGCTGTAGCAGAATCCTTGTTCAGCTCTTGCATTGTGTTTGACTCAAAACAACTGGATATGGATAGTTACTTGAAATA includes the following:
- the LOC104926962 gene encoding arachidonate 15-lipoxygenase B; the protein is MVKYEVFITTAKLAQAMTTNNVFIKLVGTDGESKRTWLTSFKGSAAFYPGTETKFSVCCPASLGKLVLIEVDKKPLLLFPEDAWFPSKVKVKSPEGDIYNFPIHRWILDSEVQLFREGTALRISDDNHHLGKYSREKELKKREELYGWDVYKEGLPHCMKGDNPLCLPAEVRFSFTKTTEFLFTASTGLTELQLKGLSCSKKNWSNLDDIGKVFCNKTTDISEYVQQHWKDDAFFGFQYLNGVNPILIQRCIDLPKNFPVTDDMVFLQGGGSLMEEMQKGNIFLCDYKRLDGVTPNVINGKNQYLMAPLVLLHKTPEDKLMPIAIQLKQTPADDNPIFFPTDSEYDWLMAKIFVRSADFNEHQLNVHLLRTHLLAEVFAVSLLRNVPMVHPLYKLLIPHTRYTLQINNLARLVLISETGVFTEFSASGGEGMITILNRSLSTMTYSSLCIPDDIAERGVEAVPNFYYRDDGLRLWDIIHRFVNGVLGHYYKSDDEVCQDPELQKWIQDIFEHGFLSQASTGVPQKFGTVAELVKFVTMVIFCCSGQHSAVNSGQYDYGGWMPNTPISLQRPPPTTKGTASEATMLQTFPDINTTAQGMATMWLLSKQSSDFVPLGKYPEEHFFEEVPCKLIKDFQGELEILSTAIKSRNENLEVPYRYMDPPLLENSVAI